From the genome of Odocoileus virginianus isolate 20LAN1187 ecotype Illinois chromosome 16, Ovbor_1.2, whole genome shotgun sequence, one region includes:
- the CKB gene encoding creatine kinase B-type has product MPFSNSHNTLKLRFPAEDEFPDLSGHNNHMAKVLTPELYAELRAKSTPSGFTVDDVIQTGVDNPGHPYIMTVGCVAGDEESYDVFKELFDPIIEDRHGGYKPTDEHKTDLNPDNLQGGDDLDPNYVLSSRVRTGRSIRGFCLPPHCSRGERRAIEKLAVEALSSLDGDLAGRYYALKSMTEAEQQQLIDDHFLFDKPVSPLLLASGMARDWPDARGIWHNDNKTFLVWINEEDHLRVISMQKGGNMKEVFTRFCNGLTQIETLFKSKNYEFMWNPHLGYILTCPSNLGTGLRAGVHIKLPHLGKHEKFPEVLKRLRLQKRGTGGVDTAAVGGVFDVSNADRLGFSEVELVQMVVDGVKLLIEMEQRLEQGQAIDDLMPAQK; this is encoded by the exons atgcccttctccaatagCCACAACACGCTGAAGCTGCGTTTCCCGGCCGAAGATGAGTTCCCCGACCTCAGCGGCCACAACAACCACATGGCCAAGGTACTGACCCCCGAGCTGTACGCCGAGCTGCGCGCGAAGAGCACCCCAAGCGGCTTCACGGTGGACGACGTCATCCAGACCGGCGTGGACAACCCAG GCCACCCCTATATTATGACCGTGGGCTGCGTGGCCGGCGACGAGGAGTCGTACGACGTGTTCAAGGAGCTTTTTGACCCCATCATCGAGGACCGGCACGGAGGCTATAAGCCCACCGACGAACACAAGACGGACCTCAACCCCGACAACCTGCAG GGCGGCGACGACCTGGATCCCAACTACGTGCTGAGCTCGCGGGTGCGCACGGGCCGCAGCATCCGCGGCTTCTGCCTCCCCCCGCACTGCAGCCGCGGGGAGCGCCGCGCCATCGAGAAGCTCGCCGTCGAAG CCCTGTCGAGCCTGGACGGTGACCTGGCTGGGAGGTACTATGCGCTCAAAAGCATGACGGAGGcggagcagcagcagcttatcGACGACCACTTCCTTTTCGATAAGCCCGTGTCGCCCCTGCTGCTGGCCTCGGGCATGGCCCGCGACTGGCCCGACGCCCGCGGCATCTG GCACAATGACAATAAGACCTTCCTGGTGTGGATCAACGAGGAGGACCACCTGCGGGTCATCTCCATGCAGAAGGGGGGCAACATGAAGGAGGTGTTCACGCGCTTCTGCAACGGCCTCACCCAG ATTGAAACGCTCTTCAAGTCTAAGAACTACGAGTTCATGTGGAACCCTCACCTGGGCTACATCCTCACCTGCCCGTCCAACCTGGGTACGGGTCTGCGGGCCGGGGTGCACATCAAGCTGCCCCACCTGGGAAAGCACGAGAAGTTCCCCGAGGTGCTCAAGAGGCTGCGGCTTCAGAAGCGAGGCACAG GCGGTGTGGACACTGCTGCTGTGGGCGGGGTCTTCGACGTCTCCAACGCGGACCGCCTGGGCTTCTCGGAGGTGGAGCTGGTGCAGATGGTGGTGGACGGCGTGAAGCTGCTCATCGAGATGGAGCAGCGGCTGGAGCAGGGCCAGGCCATCGATGACCTCATGCCGGCCCAGAAGTGA